A stretch of the Bacillus licheniformis DSM 13 = ATCC 14580 genome encodes the following:
- a CDS encoding lasso peptide biosynthesis B2 protein, with protein MKKRALVKNHEYFTTVHAFVRMMLLNYDFEEAYEKIAIHLFPLYASAKQRGAGLLDIDELHRNGEYLYSLDEDDHLVTSCVSIALTIQSILFSNGSDADLMIGVKKIDDKLFSHAWVQMENGKSIDPNHKNKNLKVLQTYKMSAYAERWVLSLV; from the coding sequence ATGAAAAAAAGAGCGCTTGTCAAAAACCACGAATATTTTACAACCGTTCATGCTTTTGTACGTATGATGCTGTTAAATTATGACTTTGAAGAAGCTTATGAAAAAATTGCGATCCACCTGTTTCCGCTGTATGCGAGCGCAAAGCAAAGAGGTGCAGGGCTTCTTGATATAGACGAACTGCACCGGAACGGCGAATATTTGTATTCCCTTGATGAAGACGACCATTTGGTCACTTCATGCGTTTCTATTGCATTAACGATTCAATCTATATTATTCAGCAATGGGTCTGATGCTGATCTCATGATCGGGGTCAAGAAAATTGATGACAAGCTGTTTTCTCACGCGTGGGTTCAAATGGAAAACGGCAAATCGATCGATCCGAATCATAAAAATAAGAATTTAAAAGTTTTACAGACATATAAGATGAGCGCTTACGCTGAAAGGTGGGTGTTATCTCTAGTATGA
- the qoxD gene encoding cytochrome aa3 quinol oxidase subunit IV gives MAAKQSAEHSHFPWKHIVGFVLSIVLTLLALWVIYTDLSMAAKLWIIFGFAIIQAGLQLLMFMHMTESDSGKIQVGNTLFAAFIAVAIIAGSVWIFAAHNYHGDNPEGGSPGAKHSEHSGH, from the coding sequence ATGGCAGCAAAACAATCGGCTGAACACAGCCACTTTCCTTGGAAGCATATTGTCGGGTTCGTGTTGTCCATTGTGCTGACCTTATTGGCCTTGTGGGTGATCTATACGGATTTAAGCATGGCTGCAAAGCTGTGGATTATTTTCGGTTTTGCGATCATTCAAGCTGGACTTCAGCTCTTAATGTTTATGCATATGACTGAGAGTGACAGCGGCAAAATCCAAGTCGGGAATACGCTGTTTGCCGCGTTTATTGCGGTTGCGATTATTGCCGGTTCCGTCTGGATCTTCGCTGCTCACAACTATCACGGAGACAACCCTGAGGGCGGTTCTCCAGGTGCAAAACATTCTGAGCACAGCGGACATTAA
- the qoxC gene encoding cytochrome aa3 quinol oxidase subunit III, protein MEHAEHSNSNAPMEYRSEIGRLNILGFWIFLGAEIALFSTLFATYAVLHNRTAGGVLPAELFDAKLVLIMTFLLLTSSFTCGIAVHEMRRGSLKGVMIWMIITLLLGAGFVSYELYEFNHYVHEGATLSTSAYWSAFFVLLGTHGLHVSIGIFWIIGILLQTKKRGLTPQTSAKLFISSLYWHFLDVVWIFIFTGVYLIGLVNV, encoded by the coding sequence ATGGAACATGCAGAACACAGCAATTCTAACGCTCCTATGGAATACCGTTCTGAAATCGGAAGGTTGAATATCCTTGGCTTTTGGATTTTTCTTGGAGCGGAGATTGCTTTATTCTCTACGTTATTTGCGACCTATGCTGTTCTTCATAACAGAACAGCGGGAGGCGTACTGCCGGCAGAACTGTTCGACGCGAAGCTCGTTTTAATCATGACGTTCCTGCTGTTAACGAGCAGTTTCACATGCGGCATTGCAGTGCATGAAATGCGCCGCGGCAGTTTGAAAGGCGTGATGATCTGGATGATCATTACCCTGTTGCTCGGTGCTGGCTTTGTCAGCTATGAGCTTTATGAGTTCAATCATTATGTACACGAAGGTGCCACTTTATCGACAAGTGCTTACTGGTCAGCATTCTTTGTTCTATTGGGAACCCACGGACTGCACGTATCGATTGGTATCTTCTGGATTATCGGCATATTGCTTCAGACGAAAAAGCGCGGCCTCACCCCGCAAACGTCTGCTAAGCTGTTTATCTCAAGTTTGTATTGGCACTTCTTAGACGTGGTATGGATCTTCATCTTTACCGGTGTCTATTTGATAGGGTTGGTGAATGTATAA
- a CDS encoding response regulator transcription factor, giving the protein MIRVLLVDDYRVLTSGMKEILKKYNMDVIVCHEGNEALDLLKNQEVHIDVFLYDLKMPGMNGLELSLKTLEIEPQSKIIIMFSGDEIHSYFNKLIEAGVKGFIDKSYTDSMIASSILLCLKGAVLFPDGLLQKLRLDSDLSVDEHLTDTELDILQKVASGKTNKEIAADLQMSTRNVEYHLSKIYKKLKVTSRYCAVKKGTMLNLIKQKV; this is encoded by the coding sequence ATGATACGCGTGTTGTTAGTAGACGACTACAGGGTTCTGACATCCGGAATGAAGGAAATATTAAAAAAATATAATATGGATGTCATCGTTTGCCACGAAGGAAATGAAGCTCTCGACCTCTTAAAAAACCAAGAGGTACATATAGACGTTTTTCTTTATGATTTAAAAATGCCGGGGATGAACGGGTTGGAACTGTCTCTTAAAACGCTGGAAATCGAACCTCAATCCAAAATTATCATTATGTTTTCGGGAGATGAAATTCACTCATATTTTAATAAGTTGATCGAGGCCGGAGTTAAAGGGTTTATAGATAAATCGTATACAGACAGCATGATAGCTTCGAGTATTTTATTGTGTTTAAAAGGGGCTGTGTTATTTCCCGACGGCTTGCTGCAAAAACTGAGACTCGACTCCGATCTCTCGGTGGACGAGCATTTAACAGACACAGAACTGGATATTTTGCAGAAGGTGGCCAGCGGTAAAACAAATAAAGAGATCGCAGCAGACCTGCAAATGTCGACGCGGAACGTAGAGTATCACTTGAGCAAAATCTATAAAAAGCTCAAAGTAACGTCGCGGTACTGCGCAGTAAAAAAAGGGACGATGCTTAATTTGATCAAGCAGAAAGTATAG
- a CDS encoding asparagine synthase family protein, producing MKIWFGMQGNNTALWQEWVSAVKKWGRAERIHSYSCGIANMAEAHIRYDEAFRPSTQINLLHPVILDGWISGGLNAKSDGTRKIEQYDKLYASLKQDKAAMLSHSHGEYTMVWWDDSLHSLVLATDTYATRPVYYWVSPKGEWYAANDMRILLLVHDIPFAIDQDVCRMFPTSGFAVGENGFEDRTFFKGIRKVPAASYAFLGRDQAVHVHSYWGLPQLLNEKDLAGDAVPRFRELFQEVTADRLKDERHIVELSGGLDSAAVTAAAVAGGRKEQLLAVNISFAEPDMILSHDRDLVKNMMRDMDIPGLIILGDATAKIPNAEIGRDPLWFVDGPDPRANSLVNETFTVIAEEYGASSVLTGEGGDFIFSGEVSVIDSLLRQRRFSEIYKLLREWSGGSMKEMLKLGFQYGIAPFMPYIGEKLYYDLLWSDTEYELPEYFTEEHRKREWEINKEDHLRYRKSRELSVWGKRFHYDFLWPRARYMDAVGVTLHTYHPFLDRRLIEFSFSVPPEQHFDVLKGLEEHYAGSKMLLRKSFTDILPAYVYNRSTKTTYAHMARKSFMNDRRHVLQLFEPGERVFVEELGIIKRDIWWKHLLAMAIRSEDPNNDLGMGYQYMRSVIDLEIWLREASKGKEHLLDRSRPVKPRVMADIETVNTPEKAKIYSYQ from the coding sequence ATGAAAATATGGTTTGGAATGCAGGGAAACAACACCGCTTTATGGCAAGAGTGGGTTTCCGCCGTCAAGAAATGGGGACGGGCGGAACGGATTCACAGCTACAGCTGCGGGATCGCAAACATGGCTGAAGCGCATATCCGATACGATGAAGCTTTTAGACCTTCAACTCAAATAAATCTTTTGCACCCCGTCATCTTAGACGGCTGGATCAGCGGCGGTCTTAACGCAAAATCGGATGGCACCCGAAAGATCGAGCAATATGACAAGCTGTACGCATCATTGAAGCAGGACAAAGCTGCCATGCTGTCTCACTCGCATGGCGAATATACGATGGTCTGGTGGGATGACAGTCTGCATAGCCTTGTTTTGGCGACTGATACATACGCAACCCGTCCGGTTTACTACTGGGTCAGTCCGAAAGGAGAATGGTATGCAGCGAATGACATGCGCATCCTTTTGCTTGTTCATGACATTCCTTTTGCGATCGATCAAGATGTGTGCAGAATGTTTCCTACTTCGGGCTTTGCTGTAGGAGAAAACGGCTTTGAAGATCGGACGTTTTTTAAAGGAATACGCAAAGTGCCTGCGGCGTCCTACGCTTTTCTCGGCCGGGATCAAGCGGTTCACGTGCACAGCTATTGGGGGCTTCCGCAGCTATTAAACGAGAAAGATCTTGCTGGAGACGCTGTTCCGAGGTTCCGGGAGCTTTTTCAGGAAGTGACAGCAGATCGTTTAAAGGATGAAAGGCATATTGTCGAATTAAGCGGCGGACTGGATTCAGCTGCCGTAACCGCCGCCGCAGTTGCAGGCGGACGCAAGGAACAGCTGCTGGCCGTCAATATATCATTTGCCGAACCCGACATGATATTAAGCCACGACAGGGACCTTGTAAAGAATATGATGCGAGATATGGATATCCCCGGCCTGATCATTCTTGGAGACGCTACAGCCAAAATTCCAAACGCGGAAATTGGGCGTGATCCGCTTTGGTTTGTAGACGGTCCTGATCCGAGAGCCAATTCACTGGTTAATGAGACTTTTACAGTGATCGCTGAGGAGTATGGTGCCTCGTCTGTCCTTACAGGTGAGGGCGGGGATTTCATTTTTAGCGGAGAAGTGTCAGTGATCGATTCCTTGCTTCGGCAGAGACGGTTTTCTGAAATCTACAAATTGCTTCGCGAATGGTCAGGCGGCAGCATGAAAGAGATGCTGAAGCTCGGATTTCAATACGGAATCGCCCCTTTCATGCCTTATATTGGAGAAAAGCTCTATTACGACCTGCTGTGGTCAGATACGGAATATGAGCTGCCTGAATATTTCACTGAAGAACACCGAAAGAGAGAATGGGAGATCAATAAAGAGGATCATCTACGCTATCGAAAAAGCCGGGAGCTCTCAGTGTGGGGCAAGAGGTTTCACTATGACTTTTTGTGGCCGAGAGCGAGGTACATGGATGCTGTTGGTGTGACATTGCATACGTACCATCCATTTTTGGACCGGCGGCTGATCGAGTTCTCATTTTCTGTACCGCCTGAACAGCATTTTGATGTTTTAAAAGGGCTTGAAGAACATTATGCAGGCTCTAAAATGCTTCTTCGCAAATCTTTCACCGATATCCTGCCTGCCTATGTTTATAACAGATCAACGAAAACAACATATGCCCATATGGCCAGGAAAAGCTTTATGAATGACCGCAGACACGTTCTTCAGTTATTTGAGCCGGGAGAGCGCGTCTTCGTTGAAGAACTCGGCATCATTAAGCGCGATATATGGTGGAAACACTTGCTGGCTATGGCTATCCGCTCTGAAGATCCAAATAATGATCTGGGCATGGGCTATCAGTACATGAGATCTGTTATTGACTTGGAAATATGGCTAAGAGAAGCATCCAAGGGGAAGGAGCACCTTCTCGACCGGAGCCGTCCGGTAAAGCCAAGGGTCATGGCTGATATCGAAACCGTCAATACGCCGGAGAAAGCCAAAATATACTCGTATCAATGA